In Thiomonas arsenitoxydans, the genomic stretch CTTTGAGATCAACGCCCTGACCATCCAGATCAACGGCGTCATGCCCAAGAATGGAAAACTGGTCAACGGGGCGAAAGTTGATGTGAGCTTTATCCAATCCGGTAGCCTGAATCTGGCTCAGGAGATCAGTCTCGACGACTGAGAAAATGGGCCCAAAAAAACCCGGCGGCGCCGGGTTGAAATGAAGCGAGGGTTTTGTGTTGCCTGCTCAGGCGGGGTCGATCAGTCGGCGTTGGCGCCTTCGACACTGTTTTCAAGCACGGCGCCGGTCTGGGCGTCCACGCCCACTTCATGCTCGGTCTGCCCCACTTTGAGGTCGAAGGAATAGCGCAGGCCGCTGCCGCCCTTTTCCTTTTCGAGTTCCTGGTCGGTGATGGTGGCACCAGGGAGGGCTTTGAGAGCGATGGCGCGGGCTTCATCCAGCGTCACCTTGGCTTCCTTGGTGTATTGCGAACTGTCCATGGCATAGGCGGAGCCAGCGGCGCCGGCCAGGCCAAGAGCCAGCGCGCTGGCGAACAGAAATGCGGTTTTGTTGCGTTGTTGCATGATCAAACTCCTTATGAACTCTTGCGAGCGAAACACCGCTGGATGCGGCGATCGCAAACCGTTTGCGATGGAAGGAGTGTCGTCTTCTGGAATGAGCGCACGCTTAGCAAAACGTCACGGTTTTATGACATCTGCACACAACTCGGCAGACGGCATCCGCATACAGTACCCGGTATGTTGACCCAACGATTAAAGAGAGGCGCGCCATGAAATCACCCGCTGAACGCCAGACTGTTGCCAGCGCAGAGGATGCGCCGTTGAATCTGCCCCGTCGCAAAGCGTTGTTGGCGCTGGGGGCGCTGGGCTTTGCGGTTGCCGGGCAGG encodes the following:
- a CDS encoding PepSY domain-containing protein, which produces MQQRNKTAFLFASALALGLAGAAGSAYAMDSSQYTKEAKVTLDEARAIALKALPGATITDQELEKEKGGSGLRYSFDLKVGQTEHEVGVDAQTGAVLENSVEGANAD